One part of the Gammaproteobacteria bacterium genome encodes these proteins:
- the nadA gene encoding quinolinate synthase NadA — MTANAAAVPAAPDVTDEEWDARIRAAKAALGERLLILGHHYQREEVYRHADVTGDSLKLSRQAADSRAEYIVFCGVHFMAEVADILTRPDQQVILPDLSAGCSMADMANLAKVERAWRELATVLAPDETVTPVTYINSAADLKAFCGRHGGIVCTSSNAARILEWSFARREKVLFFPDQHLGRNTGHRMGIPLEQMVTWDFSLPLGGLTPEQIRNARIILWKGFCSVHQMFRPEHIDRFLAQYPDTRVISHPECSYEVCQKSEFVGSTEYIIRTIADSAPGTRWLVGTELNMVQRLHERHRHEGKSVHFMSPTICMCSTMFRIDPPHLCAALEALVEGRVINRITVPPDEAAEARLALERMLDIK; from the coding sequence ATGACCGCCAATGCCGCCGCCGTCCCGGCCGCACCCGACGTAACCGACGAGGAATGGGATGCCCGCATCCGTGCCGCCAAGGCGGCGTTGGGCGAGCGCCTGCTGATCCTCGGGCACCATTACCAGCGCGAGGAGGTGTACCGCCACGCCGACGTGACGGGCGATTCGCTCAAGCTGTCGCGCCAGGCCGCCGACTCGCGCGCCGAATACATCGTGTTCTGCGGCGTCCACTTCATGGCCGAGGTGGCCGACATCCTGACCCGTCCGGACCAGCAGGTGATCCTGCCCGACCTCAGCGCCGGCTGCTCGATGGCCGACATGGCCAACCTCGCCAAGGTCGAACGCGCCTGGCGCGAACTGGCGACGGTGCTCGCGCCCGACGAGACCGTGACCCCGGTGACCTACATCAACTCCGCCGCCGACCTCAAGGCCTTCTGCGGCCGCCACGGCGGCATCGTCTGCACCTCCTCGAACGCCGCGCGCATCCTCGAGTGGTCGTTCGCGCGGCGCGAAAAGGTACTGTTCTTCCCCGACCAGCACCTCGGCCGCAACACGGGCCACCGCATGGGCATCCCGCTCGAGCAGATGGTGACCTGGGACTTCAGCCTGCCGCTCGGCGGCCTGACGCCGGAGCAGATCCGGAACGCGCGCATCATCCTGTGGAAGGGTTTCTGTTCGGTGCACCAGATGTTCCGCCCCGAGCACATCGACCGTTTCCTCGCCCAGTATCCCGACACCCGCGTGATCTCGCACCCGGAGTGCTCCTACGAGGTGTGCCAGAAGTCGGAGTTCGTCGGTTCCACCGAATACATCATCCGGACCATCGCCGACTCCGCGCCGGGCACGCGCTGGCTGGTCGGCACCGAGCTGAACATGGTGCAGCGCCTGCACGAGCGCCACCGCCACGAGGGCAAGTCGGTGCACTTCATGTCGCCCACCATCTGCATGTGCTCGACCATGTTCCGCATCGATCCGCCCCACCTGTGCGCGGCGCTGGAAGCGCTGGTCGAGGGCCGCGTCATCAACCGCATCACCGTGCCGCCCGACGAGGCCGCCGAGGCGCGGCTGGCGCTGGAGCGGATGCTGGACATTAAATAA